A stretch of DNA from Halorubrum sp. BOL3-1:
GCGCGGTCAGCCCGTCGACGGCGACCGCGCCGGGGATCTCCCACGCGCCGTCGAGTCGGACTCGGACGACGAGCGCGGCGACGCTCGCGGCGAACAGCGACCACGCGAGCCACGTCAATACGACGGGAACGGACGACGATTCGTCCGTCTCCCGGAGCGCTCCGACCGTCGGCTTCGAGGTGTGTCCTGACATCGTTCGACTCGTCGCACGACCCGTTTCGGACCGAGTCCGACTTCCAGATCCGATTTCGGTCGTCTCTAACCCATTTTAAGAACATAGCGTGTATTAAATCTGTTTGTATTCACAAACCGTTCGTTTATATGGTATTATAGAACGTTATGTTTATTGCTCCCCGCGTCGGCACCCGCCGACCGCCTCACCGGCCGGCGTCATCACTCAGGAAGCCATATCGTCCCCGAGTGCGGAGTGGTGGTATGGAGACGATCACTGGAACCGTCCTCGCCGGGACCTCCCTCGAACCCGTCCGGGGGCGCGTCGTCGTCGAGGGCGGTCGGATCGCGGCCGTCGAGGAGACCGACACCGAATCGACGGACATCGTGATACCGGCGTTCGTCAACGCGCACACCCACCTCGGGGACTCCGTGGCGAAGGAGGCGGCCGTCGGTCTCTCGCTCGACGAGGCGGTCGCGCCGCCGGACAGCCTGAAACACCGGCGACTCGCGGCCGCCGACCGCGCGGAGCTCGTGTCGGCGATGCGGCGGACGCTCCGGTTCATGCGCCGGACCGGGACCGTTTCGTGTCTTGACTTCCGCGAGTCCGGACTCGACGGGGCGCGAGCGCTCCGCGATGCGGCGGCGGACGCCGATGTCGACCCGTTCGTCTTCGGAAGCGGCGACGCGTCCGTGCTGGACGTTGCCGACGGCTACGGTGCCTCCGGGGCGAACGACGACGAGTTCGCCGCGGAGCGCGCCGCCTGCGAGGAGCGCGACCGTCCCTTCGCGATCCACGCCGGCGAGCCGGACGCGACCGACATCCACCCGGCGCTCGACTTGGAGCCGGACCTCCTCGTTCACATGGTCCACGCCGAGCGGGACCACCTCGAACGGGTCGCGGACGAGTCCGTCCCGGTCGCAGTGTGTCCGCGCGCGAACGCCGTCCTCGACGTCGGTACGCCGCCGGTGCCCGAACTGCTCGACCACACGACGGTCGCGCTCGGGACGGACAACGTCATGTTGAACCCGCCGTCGATGTTTCGAGAGATGGCGTCCGCGGCGAAGCGGTTCGACGTGAGCGCGCGCGAGGTGCTGCGGATGGCCACCGCCGCCGGGGCCGAAGTCGCGGACCTCGACTGCGGCGTCATCGCTCCCGGTCGGCGGGCGGCGCTCGTCGTCCTCGACGGCGACTCGGACAACCTGAGCGGCTCGGTCGATCCGGTCCGCGCGGTCGTCCGGCGCGCGACCCCGCTCGATGTCGAACGCGTCGTGGTCTGAGAGCCCGTTCTTCAGCCGTCCGCCTCGTCGTCCCGCCCGGCCTCGAACCTGCCGAAGGGGGTCGTCTCGTGGGTCCGCACGAGGACCTCGTCGGCGACGGTGACGCCCATGTCGAGGAGCTCCTGCGCCACGGGCGTGATGTCGCTGTCCGACTCTCCGACGACCGTCACGAGGAGGTTCTCCTCGCCGGTGACCAGCTCCTGGACCGACACGACGCCGTCGATGTCGAGGATCTCCGGGATGCGCTCGCCGCGCTCGGGTATCGACGCGGTACAGTAGAGCAGCATCCGGAGCGGATACCCCGACCGCTGGTAGTCGACGCTGGCGCTGTACCCCTTGATCACGTCGTCGGATTCGAGGCGCCCGATGCGCTTACGGACGGTGCTGTCCGAGGTCCCGGTCCGCTCCGCGATGTCCCCGGACGACGTGTTCCGGGCGTCCGCCTGTAGCGCGTACAGGATCGCCCTGTCGACGTCGTCGATCGCTCCGTTGTCCATGACTCGTGGTAGACGCGTGCCGTTTTTATAGGTTGTCGGGCCGCCGTTCCGGTCTCGGTGTCGACGCTCGCCGTTCTGGTCTCGGTGTCTACGCTCGCCGTTCCGATCCCGGCGTCGACGTTTCGTTCCGATCCCGGCGTCGGCGTTCGTCGCTCCGATCCCGACGCCTACATACGGTCTCCGCAAGTGGGTCGGCTATGAGGACCTACACCGCGGACATCGACGTGCGATTCCGCGACATCGACGCGATGGGCCACGTCAACAACGCCGTCTACGCGACCTACATCGAACAGGCGCGGACGCGGTACTTCCGTGATGTCCTCGACATGGACCTCTCCGAGTCGTCGACCGTGTTGGCCTCGATCTCGATCGACTTCCGCCGCCCGATCGAACTCTCCGACGGCGAGGTCACCGTCACCGTCGAACTGGCCGACCTCGGCCGGTCGAGCGCGACGATGACCCACGAGGTCCGGGTCGGGGACGCCGTCGCCGCGGAGGCCGAGGCGACGCTCGTCTCGCTCGACCCCGACACCGGCGAGCCGGCGCCGATCCCGGAGGAGCACCGGGCCGGGATGGAGTCGTACCACGACATCTAACGGATCGACGACCGGTCCGGCTCCGCGACCGACGACCGATCCGGTCCGGCTCCGCGACCCCGACGGACGCACACCTTCTTGACGCCGCGGACGGATCGATCGGTATGAGCGTTCGACTGTACGCCCTCGACGGCTGTCCGTTCTGCGGGACGGCCGCCGAGGCGTTAGACGACGCGAGCGTCGAGTACGAGACGGAGTGGGTCGGGGCGCTCCACTCCGAGCGCAACGAGGTCAAGCGGGTCAGCGGCCAGCGCGGCGTGCCGGTCCTCGTCGACGACGACCGGGGCGTGACGATGGCCGAGAGCACGAACATCGTCGAGTACGTCGAGCGAACGCTCGCGTGACAGACCACACATGACCATCTACACCGGCCGCGGCGACGAGGGCGAGACCGACCTCCGGGACATGAGCCGGGTGTCGAAGTCAAGCCGCCGAATCGAGGCGTACGGCTCCGTCGACGAGGTGAACGCGCTGCTCGGGACGATTCGTCCCACCGGACGCGACGATGTCGACGAACTGCTGCAGACGGTCCAGAACCACCTCCACGTCGTCCAAGCGGACCTCGCGAACCCCGACCCGGACCCGGAGGACCCGCAGGTCGAAAGCGGGCACGTCGAGCTGCTGGAGGATCGGATCGACGGCTTCGACGAGGAGCTGGAGCCGCTGACATCGTTCATCCTCCCGGGCGGCGGCGAGGCGGGGGCTGCGCTCCACCACGCGCGCGCCGTGGCGCGGCGGGCGGAGCGCCGCGTCGTCGACCTCGCGCGCTCGGAGCAGATAAACGAGGTCGTCGTCACCTACCTCAACCGGCTCTCCGACCTTCTTTTCACCCTCGGCCGCGTCGCGAACGCGCGCGACGGGGAGCCGGAAGAGGCGCCGTCGTACTGAGTCGCCCCGAACGCGCGACTTTTCACCGTCCCGCGCGAGGGACAAGTATGACGCTCGACAGCTACGCGGCGACGGTCTCCGGTCTCGACCCGAGTCCCGGTGAGGTCGAGACGGCGGAAGTCGTCGTCAGCGACGACGTGCTCGTGAAGGCGTTCGTCCTCGGCCCGGACGCGGCCGTCGACCCCCACGAACACGCCGACGCCACGAACGTGTTCCACGTGTTGGAGGGCGAACCGACCGTTATCCGCGACGGTGACGAGGAGACGCTCGCGGCCCCGGCGGTGGTGGAAAACGAGCGCGGCGCGGTCCACGGCGTCCGCAACGACACGAACGACCGGGCCGTGCTCACGGCCAGCCTCGCCCCGCTCCGCTGATGGACGGCGAGATCGATCCCGAAGAGCTGTCAGCGCTGCTGTCCGAGCGCGCCGACGGCCCCGTCGACGAGACGCTCCGCGTCGTCGACATCCGCGACCGGCGGGCGTTCGACCGCGGGCACCTCCCCGACAGCGAGTGTATCCCGTTCCCCGAGCTGACGAGCCGGATCGCGGAGCTCGAAGGCGCCGACCGGATCGTCACCGTCTGTCCGCACGGCGTCGCCAGCCGGCAGGCGGCCCAGCTGGTCGGCAGCTACGAGGGAACACAGGAAGCGCGCGTCGAGAGTCTCCGCGGCGGCGTCGAGGCGTGGGAGCAGGCGATCGGCGAACTGACGGCGACTGACCCGTCGGACGACGAAGCCGACGCCGAGGGCGCCGACGAGGGTCCCGAATCGCCGTTCTGACGCGGGACGGACCGCTCCGCCTCATCGCTCACAGCGCGTGGAGGCGGACCCCCCAGAAGTCGCGGAACGCGTCGTCGAGCGCCGCCTCCGGCTCGCCGGTCGCGTCCGAGACGTCGGTGCGATCGGCGCGGTCGCGCACCCGTCCCAAGACGCTCCGCTCGCCCACGGCGATCACGCGGTCGACGTCGTCCGCGTCCGCGACCCCGGCGAGCGCTTCGTTCGCCCGGTCGAGGTGGTCGTCGATCTGGCCCTCGCGGCGGCGCTCGAAGCGCCCCTGCGAGAACCCGCCCTTCGAGTGGGCCTCCTTCACGTCGGAGGTGAACCCCTCGAAGTCGACCCGCTCGGCGCCCTCGTAGGTACCGAGCGCGAACACGTCCGACCGGACCAAGGCGAACGCGAACCCGCCCGTCGGGCGGAACCACGCGTCGTCGAGCCGGAACCGGTCGTTCCAGCGGTCGAACGGCGCCGGCTCGACGGGCGGCGTCAACGCCGCGCTCACCGCGCCGGTGTCGTCGGCGATGACGACCGCGGGAGCCGCTCGCCGGACGAGCGCCGTGCGGTCGCCGAACCAGCCGGAGACGGTCGCCGGCACCGAGTCGCCGTCGGGGACGAACGCGGTGAGCAGCCCCTCGGGGTCGTCGCTCTCGACGGCGCGGAAGCGGTCGAGCGCGTCCGCGACGCGTGCCCCTTGGAGGTCGCTCACGCGCCGGAACTCGACCGACTCCTCGGTCCCCTCGGCGCGGTCGAGGCGCTCCTCTAACGACTCGATCCGGTGTTCGAGTTCGTTGACGCGCTTCTCGGCGCGCTGGCGGTCCGCGACCGCGTCGGAGCGGCGCTCCTCCTCGGCCTCGGCGCGGCGTTCGAGGTGGCGCTTCTCCTCCGCTAACTCCTCGATGCGCTCTTTCAGCTCGGCGCGCCCGAGCAGCCTGTCGATCATACTCGAACGGCGACTCCCGGCGACCTAAAAGGTGCGTCTGCGACGGCGAAGACATAGTCGGCCTCGGATATAAAAAAGTGCTGTGCGGCGGCGTCGCCGGCGGCTCCGCCGCCGGCTGTAAGAGGCGCGTCGCGCCTCCCTGCGCGCCTGCGAGCGGTCGCCGAAGGCGGCCGCGAGTCGCACGCGCGAGGGAGTCGAGCGGTCGGAGCGAAGCGGAGACCGGTCGACGAAGTTGGGGAGGCGTGAGGCTGCGGTGCTGGGCGGGGCGGGACTCGAAGGGGCAGTCGCGAGGCGGGCGGAGGCGAAGTAAGCACCGTAACGAGGGAGCGAACGAAGTGAGCGACTGAGTGAGGAGCGCAGCGAGCGTCCGCCCGCCTCGCGGCTGGGGCTTCGGCGGTGTTCGCGTCGGTCGAGCATTTATAAGTAGATATGTACAGCCGAGCGGCTGGGGCTTCGGCGGTCTCGGTCGGAGAGTCGATCGAGTTAACGATTCATAACCGATCCCCGAAGCTGACGTCCGAGTATCACGCGTTCACGAACGGCTCCCACCCCTCCCAGCGCAGGAGCGTCTCGGCGTGGTCCGCGTCCGCCAGCAGGACGTTCTTGTGATCCGGGAGCGTCTCGTCGGCTATCTCTCGGGGAATCGCGAGCGTCCCGCTCGCCACGTCGTCGTCGCCGCTGACCGGGATGTGGCCGCCGTCGAGCTTCATCACGAGCGGGGCGTCGAGCCGCTCGACGCCCTCGCCGTCCGCGTACAGCTGCTCGTTGACGTGTTCGTGGTCCGCCCGCCGGATGACGGCGCGCTCGCCGTCGTGGGGTTCCACGTACAGTTCCCCAAGGTAGTAGCCGCTTGAGAATCGCTCGAACATTCTGTGCGTGTGATACTCTACCATGGCCGTATATAAGCGTTTCCCGCGGATCGCACGTAGTGATACTCGGCGGGTCCGCACGCTACCGGTCGAGCAGTGTCTCGTCGACCTCCCGATAGTACGCCGCTAGCGGCGTCCCGCGTTCCAATTGCGCGTCGAACATTCCGGTCAGCCATCCGACTGCGTCCGGGTCGTCGTTGGCGGCGTACCCGAGAAAATTGTCCCTGTCGTCGTGGATCGCTAGATACGCGGTCGTCCGTCCGTTGACGGTGGCGAGGTACCACGCGAACGGGAGTTCCGAGACGACGACCACCTCGACGCCGGCGTCGACAATGGATCGCGTCAGTTCGGGCATCTCGTCCGCCAAGTGCGCCGCGACCGGTTCGGTCACGACGTACGACAGCTCCAGCGACCCCTCGACGACGACGCGACGGTACAGGGTCTCGACGAACCGCTCGTCGTTGGCGGCGAGCGACGCGCCCCGGAGCCGGTCGGCCTCCTCGACGACCCGGATCATCCGCGCAAGCACCGTCGCCGGCGACGCCTCCTCGATCGTCACTACGTCGGCGTCCGCGAAAAAGCGGTGATTCTGCGGCGTCGCCGGAAGTTCGTCGAGGACCCCGTTCGACGTCTCGACGGTCTCCGCGACGGACCGAGCCTCGTCGACGGTGTCGAGGAGGATCCGACCGGCGTACGTCGTCTCGCAACCGTCCGGACCCCGCTCGACGAGACCCGCCTCCTCGAGCGCGCTGATCGCCCGGTTGACGGTCGACCGCGAGTGGTCGAACTCGTCGACGAGGTCCCGGATCCGAACCGGTCCGTCGGCGAGTCGGTCGAGGTACTGGCGCCGGGCGATCGCGAGGTCAAGCACGGCGAAGGCTTGGCGCGCCGTCAGTAATTCCTATCGACAGAGGAACTTTTCTCCGCTCCGGGAGGGTCGCCGCCGACCGACAGGGCTGGCGGTGTCGGCCGTCGAGGCTACTCACCGTCGTGC
This window harbors:
- a CDS encoding amidohydrolase family protein; this encodes METITGTVLAGTSLEPVRGRVVVEGGRIAAVEETDTESTDIVIPAFVNAHTHLGDSVAKEAAVGLSLDEAVAPPDSLKHRRLAAADRAELVSAMRRTLRFMRRTGTVSCLDFRESGLDGARALRDAAADADVDPFVFGSGDASVLDVADGYGASGANDDEFAAERAACEERDRPFAIHAGEPDATDIHPALDLEPDLLVHMVHAERDHLERVADESVPVAVCPRANAVLDVGTPPVPELLDHTTVALGTDNVMLNPPSMFREMASAAKRFDVSAREVLRMATAAGAEVADLDCGVIAPGRRAALVVLDGDSDNLSGSVDPVRAVVRRATPLDVERVVV
- a CDS encoding Lrp/AsnC family transcriptional regulator — translated: MDNGAIDDVDRAILYALQADARNTSSGDIAERTGTSDSTVRKRIGRLESDDVIKGYSASVDYQRSGYPLRMLLYCTASIPERGERIPEILDIDGVVSVQELVTGEENLLVTVVGESDSDITPVAQELLDMGVTVADEVLVRTHETTPFGRFEAGRDDEADG
- a CDS encoding thioesterase family protein — protein: MRTYTADIDVRFRDIDAMGHVNNAVYATYIEQARTRYFRDVLDMDLSESSTVLASISIDFRRPIELSDGEVTVTVELADLGRSSATMTHEVRVGDAVAAEAEATLVSLDPDTGEPAPIPEEHRAGMESYHDI
- a CDS encoding glutaredoxin, whose protein sequence is MSVRLYALDGCPFCGTAAEALDDASVEYETEWVGALHSERNEVKRVSGQRGVPVLVDDDRGVTMAESTNIVEYVERTLA
- a CDS encoding cob(I)yrinic acid a,c-diamide adenosyltransferase translates to MTIYTGRGDEGETDLRDMSRVSKSSRRIEAYGSVDEVNALLGTIRPTGRDDVDELLQTVQNHLHVVQADLANPDPDPEDPQVESGHVELLEDRIDGFDEELEPLTSFILPGGGEAGAALHHARAVARRAERRVVDLARSEQINEVVVTYLNRLSDLLFTLGRVANARDGEPEEAPSY
- a CDS encoding cupin domain-containing protein; amino-acid sequence: MTLDSYAATVSGLDPSPGEVETAEVVVSDDVLVKAFVLGPDAAVDPHEHADATNVFHVLEGEPTVIRDGDEETLAAPAVVENERGAVHGVRNDTNDRAVLTASLAPLR
- a CDS encoding rhodanese-like domain-containing protein; the protein is MDGEIDPEELSALLSERADGPVDETLRVVDIRDRRAFDRGHLPDSECIPFPELTSRIAELEGADRIVTVCPHGVASRQAAQLVGSYEGTQEARVESLRGGVEAWEQAIGELTATDPSDDEADAEGADEGPESPF
- a CDS encoding Vms1/Ankzf1 family peptidyl-tRNA hydrolase translates to MIDRLLGRAELKERIEELAEEKRHLERRAEAEEERRSDAVADRQRAEKRVNELEHRIESLEERLDRAEGTEESVEFRRVSDLQGARVADALDRFRAVESDDPEGLLTAFVPDGDSVPATVSGWFGDRTALVRRAAPAVVIADDTGAVSAALTPPVEPAPFDRWNDRFRLDDAWFRPTGGFAFALVRSDVFALGTYEGAERVDFEGFTSDVKEAHSKGGFSQGRFERRREGQIDDHLDRANEALAGVADADDVDRVIAVGERSVLGRVRDRADRTDVSDATGEPEAALDDAFRDFWGVRLHAL
- a CDS encoding DUF5802 family protein, translated to MFERFSSGYYLGELYVEPHDGERAVIRRADHEHVNEQLYADGEGVERLDAPLVMKLDGGHIPVSGDDDVASGTLAIPREIADETLPDHKNVLLADADHAETLLRWEGWEPFVNA
- a CDS encoding MarR family transcriptional regulator, with amino-acid sequence MLDLAIARRQYLDRLADGPVRIRDLVDEFDHSRSTVNRAISALEEAGLVERGPDGCETTYAGRILLDTVDEARSVAETVETSNGVLDELPATPQNHRFFADADVVTIEEASPATVLARMIRVVEEADRLRGASLAANDERFVETLYRRVVVEGSLELSYVVTEPVAAHLADEMPELTRSIVDAGVEVVVVSELPFAWYLATVNGRTTAYLAIHDDRDNFLGYAANDDPDAVGWLTGMFDAQLERGTPLAAYYREVDETLLDR